The DNA sequence CAGGGATTGAGCCTCTCCGACTCGCTTGTAGATGGGTTCCGAAATGTGGAAGATGGATTTGTCCTTCGGGAAGATGACGGTATGCCCATCCGCCTGACGAATCTCCGGCAATACAACATGGACAAAAAGTCCTCGCATCATGGTGACATAGCTTTCGCCCCCGCCGAGACCGCCGTCATCTCCACCAAAACTGCTGTCTCCCGAAAACGCCAGATCCAGTACGAATTCCCCTGCCCATTTTTTTAGGGAGAATTTGGTGGTCTGTAGGTGGCAATCAAATAGGTTGATTTTTCCTTCTCCAAGGACACCGGAGATATGATCTTCCAATCGGGAGTTTTCGATGGAAGACTTGAACAGCTTGGATGCCTGAATTTGCTTGAGGGTTTTGTCTTCCTTCTTGAATTGATATTTCCAATTGGGGTCCACCAACCTGATCATTTCAGGCATGATTTCGCTTTTGTAGCGCTCCTCGATCTTGACATCTGGGGTTTTGAACACAAAACGATACAGCAGGAGATCAACCACAAAGAGGACCCCACCACCGATGATAACGGGCAAGAAAAATGGAAGCAAAAATGGAAGGAGTCCTGATGCGATGGTACAGATGACCGCAATTGCCAAAAGCGGCTTGACCGGTTTGTGGAGGAAATCATAGATCCTAAGCGAGCGGTATTTGCGCTTCCGCCATTGTTCAAATTCGTCTAGCTTCTGTTGGAATTCTGTCAGGTCGATAGAGGGCTGCATGGAGATATTCGTTTGAATGGCAATATCGGTAAAATCTTGAATTCCGAAGGATGGGGTAATATGGTGGTTGTTGGAATCCTTTCTATGCATCGTTTTTCCCTATCTTTACATCCCCAACCCACTTCCTAGCAGCCTATTTATGCCCCATCTTATTTCTGAAGAACATGCACAACGCCTTTTTCAACGATTGATCGAAGAAGGGTTGGATGAGTCGCAGCCCTTGGGCGTCAGGCTCATGGGGATTTATCGGGTAGTGGAGGGGACCTATCGCCAAGTCGTTCGGGAAGAAAAGCGATTTTTTCAGGGGCTGTTCAGCATGCAGGCATTTACCGCAGAAAAGTACGCGGTGCCCGAGGATCTACAAGCTGAGTGGGAAGTTCTCAGGAAAATTTGCCGTCAAGCTGCGCGATCTCTGGAATTTTCGGTCAAGGACGTGACCTATTGGTCGATCGTGCGGGAGGCTGCTGCCTGCATCCATTATTTTTCGGAAGTCGATATTCCGGAGGAACTTGAACAGGCTTCTCTCCTGTCGGAAGATTTACCCCTGAGTCAGCCTCGGACTTATTATCAGCAGATTCCTGCCCTGCGAATCTCATTGGCCGAAGTGGGGGAAAGGATTCAAGATGCCAAGGGCAATCATTTCTGCACGCTCAAGGGCAGGAGCGATGATCCCGATATCGGCAAGGTCGAAATCCGACTCTGGGACATTCCCTCCAAAACCCGTAAAGGGGAAGATCGCACCATCTACTACTCCGAGATGGGCACTTGGCTCTGGAAATACGCCACGATCCAGCTGTTCGATCTGGAGTTGATCGACCGTGATCAAGCCATATATTCCACCACCCGAAATACGCAGGTCGTATTGGAGCCCGACTTCCTCATCGATGCAACTGAGGTGGCCGAATGCTTCCAATCTGACCGACTTCATGGGCGATACGCCAACCATCGGCTGGCACTCCTTCGGCGGATGACGCCCTTTACCTCCTCTGCACCTGCATTTCGGGGAACGATCGTCAATGAAATGCTGGATGCCCTGATTCAGGACCCGCGCGTTTCCACCGGAGAGATTTACAAACAGACCCTCCGCCGCCAAATTCTCACTTCTGTGGCGCTGGGAGGCGATGCTCTTCTGGATATCCGCACGGAGATCGATCAGTTCCATGTCCGAAACCTGCAATGGGTTCTGGACAATTTTGAGGAAAAGGAAACCCGGATCGAACCGACATTTTATTCGGCAGAATATGGCCTACAGGGTCGATTGGATGCACTTGTCGAATCCGAGGTGGAAACGGATGCCGGAAAGCATCTGCACAGAGAGATCTTCGAGTTGAAGGCCGGGAGTGTGCCCTATCGCGAAACTTGGCCCAGCCATCAGATGCAGTTGGTGGCCTATCATCTCCTCCTGAGATCGGTGTATGGCAAAAAGGGAATTGGTACTGCCTCCATTTTCTACTCCAAGGCAGAGCAGGAGCCTTTGCGGAATGCCATTGCGACCCGTCGGGATGTGCAGCAATTCTTGGTGGTGCGCAATCAGATTGTCCGCGATCTGTACGAATTGGCAGCCAATGACGATCGCGCGCTCAAGGACATCCATCCCGATCGGTTTGGGCCAGTGCCTGCTTATTCGGGGGATTCGGTGCGGCACTTTGGGTTTGGGTACGATGCGGCCATTCCACCCGTGAAGGCCTATTTGCAGCAGTTTTTGGGATTTATCCTGCGGGAATTGCAGGCCGCCAAAGTGGGCGAACCTTCAGAATTTGACCAGCGGAGGGCGGGATTCTCGGCATTGTGGAAGCAGGGAAGGATCGAAAAGGACCGAAGCTATCAGGTCATCCGGCGTTTGCGCTTCGAATTGGAGCATCCCGAGTCCAAGACCTTGCGGTTTCACTTCGATTCGAACACAGCCACCTACAGCTTGCGGGCGGGTGATATCGTGTTGCTCTACCCAGAGGATCGGGAAGGACTTTTTCCGCTGAAGTACGAGATCCTCAAAGCAGTCATACAGGAGATGGGAGCTGACTATCTGGTCCTGTCACTCCGAAATCCACTCGTGGATCATGGATTCCTCAAAGCCTCCAACTATTGGGTGGTGGAACAGGATTTCATGGACAACACTTTCCGCGATTTGATGAAGGCGACGCAGGAATTGATGCTCGCTCCCGAGGCCAAACAGCGGATGTTCCTCGGAATGGATCGCCCGCGCCTTATCGATCCCCCTAGTGAATTGGCAAGTGCGCCGCTTCCGTTCTCCCCGCTAGATTCGCAGCGAGCAGTGATCATGCAGGCGCTGAGGGCAAGAGATTTCTGCTTGATTCAAGGCCCTCCGGGAACAGGAAAAACCTCGACCGTATTGGCGGGAATGGTGGATCATCTTCATCGAACTTCTTCGGAAACGGTGGTCGTACTCGCTTTCACGAATCGGGCCGTCTCGGAGATCGCGCAGAAACTGGCCAGCCGCCATTTGTCATTTCTCCAGATCGGGGGCCATGATTCGCCGTATGGGATCGATCGTCAAACTGCCGGGAAGAACTATCGGGACTGCGAATCGCTGGTGAAGGGGACCCGGATTTACCTCAGTACCATTGCCAGTTTCCTGAGCCGGAAGCACACGTTGATTCGGCCTGAGATCCGATTGGGGACCCTGATTGTCGATGAAGCGTCCCAATTGCTCGATCCACATCTGGCGGGAATCTGGCGCGAGTTTGAGCGGGTGATCCTGATCGGAGACCAAAATCAATTGCCTTCTGTCACCCTTCAAGGTTCAGTAACGAGTAAGACTGACGCTCCCGAATTGAATGAATTGGGCTTTGGCGATATGCGTGTGTCACTGTTTCAGCGTCTCTGGGATCGTTGCAAATCTCAAGGCTGGGACCATGCCACAACCATGCTGACCGAGCACTTCCGGATGCACGACCAGATCGCCCAATTGGTGAATCGCTACTATGGGGATGCCCTCAAGAGCAAGCTCAACAGTCAGTGTGCGCCCAAACTCGCGGCTATGGGAAGTGTTTCTTCTGACTTGGGAGAAAAGCTTTTGACGGAACGAGTGGTCTTCATCCCCTCTCCCCATGATCCTATGGACAAATGCCACGAACTGGAAGCGATTCGGGTGGCGGCCTTGTTGAAAGCGGTCCGAGAGCGCTATGGCCACCGGTTTGATCCGCTGAAAACGGTGGGCGTGATCACCCCTTGGCGGGCCCAGATCAACACCATAAAAAGCCTCATCCACGATGAGCAGTTGCTGCAGGTCCAAATCGATACGGTGGAGCGGTTTCAAGGAGCGGAGCGCGAAGTCGTGATTCTCTCCTTGGCGGTGAATTCTCCCTTGCAGATGGGGATGCTCTCTTCGCTCACAACCTATGAAGGAGCGGAAGTAGACCGGAAACTGAATGTGGCCCTCTCACGTGCCAAGGAACAGGTCATCATCTTGGGTGATCCATCGGCATTGGCGGGGAGTCCGCACTATCAGGCGGTGATCGATGCTACCCGGCGACCGGACCATGCCTGGGCAAATGCCGACATCGAAGCATGGTTTGAGCCCTATCTGGCGGAAATCCAATCCGACAAACTCAAGGATCTGATCTAAGCGGGAGCCGATGCCGAGCGAACCGCGTGAGGGATCGTAGGTGCGCGACCTTGGGAGCGGTCCGAGGGGTGCGCACATGCGTATTTGGGGGAATGAGTCCAAGCGTCGGCAAGCCTTTCATACGATCCATTTTTCCCGAGGACGGAAGCGCCAGCGTACCACCGCAGTGCCCGACCCCGCGCATTTTGGTCAAGCGGATACCGAATGCTCAGCTCGCGGGGGCACGCCCAAAACATCCTCCCAAGCATCATCTGAAACCAAAAGCCCTGCAAGGAATTTCATCTATGCAGGGCTTTGTCGAACGACGCGAATAATCGCCTATCGTGGGTTCTGATCCTCCTGAAGAATCGTCACTTGGATGCTGGAAGGGTACTTGGCGCTATGGTGAATGGTGTGGGTCTGCGCCTGGAAATCCTCCTCGTCGGCTTCGAAAATGTTGGGGACGAACGTCTGCGGGTTGCGGTCGATGTAGGGGAACCAAGAGCTCTGGACCTGAATCTGGACCTTATGTCCCTTTTTGAACGTGTGAAATACGTCCTGAAGTTGGACATCGACAGGCGTGACCTTGTTGGGTTTGAATGCTTTGGGGGTGGCGAAATCCTCGCGATAGCGTCCACGCAAAACCTCGGAGCGCACGAGCATGTGGTAATTGCTCATCTTGAGGTGATCCTGCATCTCATCAGGATCTTCGGCGTCGGCTGGAAATACGTCGATGACCTTGACGACCCAATCCGCATCGGTCCCTGTAGTCTCCACCTGAAGCTGCGCCAAAATCGGTCCGGCCAGAGTGAGATCTTCCTCCAAAACCTCGGTCTCGAAGACCAGTACATCCGGACGGCGAGCTGCAAATCGCTGGTCATCCGTCATGAATTTGCGGGGCGTGAAGACCAGTTTGATGTCTTCGGAGTAGGGAACAGGCTTGTGCGGGTCGGAGATAAATTGCGTCTGCTCGGGTTCGTCCTTGGTAGGCGCGGCATCGCTGAGGATTTGGCCACCGTGGAGGTACCAAGTGGTCGGCTGGACATTTTGTGGCGGCCATTGGTCGAATGTGCTCCACGCCAATGAGCCAGAGTTGTACATGTAGGCTTCGGGAAGATCCGCCTCCTCGTCCTTGAGGAATTTGTTGAAGAATCTGCGCTCGATCTGGTACTGGTAGAACTCGGAGATGCCTTCGCCAAAATAGACATTTCCGACTGCCTGGCGGCCTTTGGCGCGTGCCCAATCCCCGTGGCTCCAAGGACCCATGACAATGGTATTGTAGGTCTCAGGATTGTTGCGCTCAATGGTCTGGTAGGTGTTGAGCGGTCCGTAGAGATCCTCTGCATCGAACCAACCGCCGACAATCATCATGGCGGGCTTGATGTCGTTGAGGTGCTGGATGATCCCGCGTTTTTGCCAGAATTCATCGTAGTCTGGATGCTCCTTGAGCTGCTTCCAGAAGAAGTTGTCCTCGCCGTAGTACTGGTCGAGATTTTTGAGCGGGCCAGCATCTAGGAAAAACTGGTACTGGTCTTCCGTGCCCAAATCTGGGAATTCGTACCAAGACTTGGTCGTCGGTCCATCGTGTTGGATTCCGAACAGTGGAGTCACCCGCCAGTAGCTGAGGAGGTAGGCTCCTTGGTGGTGGAAGTCATCGAAGTAAAAATCCCCGATACAGGCCTGTGGAGAGATCGCCTTGACCGCAGGGTGGGCTTCGATCGCAGACGTGGTGGCATAGAACCCGGGATAGGAAATTCCATATACCCCGACTCGGCCATTGTTGTGTGGGATATTCTTGACGAGCCAATCGACTGCATCATAGGTATCGGAGCTTTCGTCGATGTCTTGGTTGGAGGTTTTGTTGGGGACATGCGGGCGCATATTGTCGTACTCGCCCTCGGACATCCAGCGTCCACGGACATCTTGATAAACGAAGATGTACCCGTCTTGCATGAGGTATTTGTTGTAGCTCAGTTGCTCGGGATACTTGTCGGGTCCGTACGGATAACAGGAATACGGGGTCCGCATCATGAGCATGGGGTAATCGCGGGTAGTGTCCTTGGGGATGTAAACCGCGGTGTACAACTCCACGCCATCTCGCATGGGGATGCGATGCTCGAATTTGTCGTAGTGGGTTTTGGGATAATCCCAGTCTTGGGCAAATCCCGAGAGGCAAATGGCCCAACTTGCCATCAGGCAAAAAAGCAGTCTCATAGGGTTAGGTTGTCGTGAATGAAGCCAGAAGATAGGGAAAAATGGGGAATGGGGGAGGAGATCGGCAGGAATTGGCAACTGGCACGGGAGGGAGGTCATCCCAACAAGGAAAGCCAACGGGATGGTTCATTTTCTGAATGAAAATCCCCTATCTTGGATGCTCAAAATATTCGAGATATGATTCGTTTCAGCCTCCTGCTGCTCATGACTAGTTTCGCCTTCAGTACTTTCGCCCAAAACAAGGACGAAGGCGACAAATCTTCCCCAGTGTCATCCCTTGAATCGCTTTCCGAGGAGAGCCAGATCTACGAAATCGTGGAAGAACCCGCTGAGTTTCCCGGCGGGATGAGTGCCATGATAGGGTTCATTCAGGAAAATCTCCAATACCCGCCAGATGCTCGTCGAATGGGCATCGAGGGGAAAGTCTACCTATCATTCATTGTGGAAAAGGACGGCTCGCTCAGTGATGTCAAGGTGCTGCGATCCGTCTGCGAAAGCATTGATACCGAGTCCATCCGGTTGGTGAAATCCATGCCCAGATGGAAGCCCGGCACGCAGCGAGGCAAGCGCGTAAGGGTGAAATTTGTGCTGCCGCTGGGGTTCAAGCTGAGCTAGCTGTTGGCTCTGCTGGAAGTCTTGGGCATGACCAGTTTGTGCCGAAGGACAAAAGGCCGATTTGTGGATTTGAGGTAGCCGGAGAATAATCGGATGAGATCCCGTTTGGTGTACCGAGTACGTTCGAGTTTGGGAACAACGTTGGGCCAGTCCGCCATATATCGATGAAGTTCTCCTTTGTAGCGGTTGTTTTGAAGGACTTTGGAGCGACTGGGAGGTCCGGAGTTGGGGCGGCTTGTATTGGCAATGATCTCTCCATCTGGCCCTGCAATGAAATTTTTGCCTGAGACTGCCAGATACTCCTTGAAACTCAGTAGCTGAAATTCCCCTTCCTGTAGGATATAAAACAAATCATTGCCCCTTGGAGCATGATAGGTATACAATCCTCTTTCTGCGTCCACCAGCACCTGTAGAAATACCCATTGGGAGTCAATCTCCAACGCTGCGGTCGTTCGTCTGAAACCATTCCTGCGGGGACTGGTTTCCACGGCTACAAATCCCCCGATATACCGCTGATTGTAGAACTGAAAGGATTCCACATCCTGTGGGTTGTAATTCTGAAAAGCCTCGTCAGATGCCTGTTGGAACTGGATGGTATGGAGAGTTCCTGTGAGCGATTGAGGATGAATGACCCCAGTGAGCGTATCTCCTGTCCGCAAAGTGAGGGAAGCGGGAGCGCCTCGGAGTTGGGCGTGGAGCGAAACGGAGGTTGCCCATAAACTTATTACGGCTAGACCTAGCTTGAATAGCGATTTCATGGCTTTTGTGGTAAGGTTGGATAATTCCGGCCGCGAATATCTGAAAATCTCGAAATTATCCCATGAAGAGGTTAAGAAAAATCATCTCAGTTTTTCCAATATTGAAAAGCCCTACAAGTAGAATGAATCTCCTTGTAGGGCTTTTGGATTGATAGAAGCTTAGGATCTATCGAACATCCCCCGTGAAGATGATCTCGACACGTCTGTTGCGTCTTCTGCCAGCATCGGTTTCGTTGCTGTCGATGGGTTTGGCAGAACCATAACCCACGGTTTCCATGGAGGATTCGGGAATTCCCATCGAAACGAGATAGGCCTTGACTGCTTCCGCCCGGAGCGCTGAGAGCTGCTGATTTTGCTCGGGATCGCCCTTGTTGTCGGAGTGTCCGCCAATTTCCACCGTGCGATTTCTGGCCAAAAGGAGCTCGGCAATTCGCTTAAGCTCGGGTTTGGAGCTCGGCAAAATTTCTGCGCTATTGGATTCGAAGAACAAATTGTTGAACCGAATCTCCGCTTGGGTACGGATGGCTTCTTCCATGGTCATGATTTCGATATCCTCCTCGATGTGCTCGAAACCGGAGGATTGGAGAAAATCATAATTCTTCGAAATGGGTACCAACATGGTGTCTTTGGTGTAAAGGCCGATTCTGGCTCCCAATGGGACAACGATGAAGTAGCTCCCATCCTTGGGGTTGCTGGTGTAGCTCCCGAGTTGTTCGCCATTGTCCAGATTCTCCACGTAAATGGTCGTGCCGATAGGACGCTCATAGTCATCGAGGAATGCACCAGAAATGGTCGCGACAGCCTCTGGGCGTGCAAATTCCGGCAACGTCACCGAGAAAATGTCCTGAGCCTCTCCATCCATGTTCGCGAAATAGGCCAATTCCCCGTCGGTGGAAATCTTATATCCCCAGTCCTTTTCAGGGGTGTTGATCTCCTTGCCGAGGTTGAGTGGGGAACTCCAATCGGTCCATGCATGGTGATCTTGCCGCTTGGCCATGAATACATCCAGATCGCCATATCCTCCCCATCCGCCGGAGGAGAAGAACAGCGTCTTCATGTCGGAGTGAATGAAGGGAGTTCGTTCGTCGGCTAGGGTGTTGATGCCCGGACCCAAATTCATCGGGGCGCTCCAAGTGGAATCCTCTTTGAAGGAGATGAAGATGTCCAAATCACCTCGGCCTTCCACTTCCTTGACGAATAACAGGGCACGATTGTCAGGCGTGAAGATCCCGTCTGCCTGCCAGGTGCTTGCGTTGATGACTGCTGGAAATGGGTTGAAATCGGTCCATCCATTGCTTCCATAGGTCCCGAGATAGAGCTTCCCGGTCATGAAGGCGATCAATTGCGTACCGTCGGAGGAAATGCCCAGTGGAGCTTCATCACTTTCCCGGTTGATGCCTTCCAGTAGTTTGGGCTGTCCCCAAACGCCATTGCGTTTGCGCGACACGAAAATATCTTCCTGCGCATGAGAGTCGTCCCGATCTGTGGCACAGAAGTACAGGTATTTGTTGTCTGCCGAAATGACTGGGAGGTATTCCGAACCATTGGGGGTATTCACGGGATTGCCGAGATTGACCTTTTTGATGGAAGACTGTGCATGCGTCAGATTGTGATAGCGAGCCATGACGAGCGGATTCTGCGTGCGTACGGCTTCTGGGAGGCTGTCGATTTT is a window from the Pontibacter sp. G13 genome containing:
- a CDS encoding AAA domain-containing protein, with translation MPHLISEEHAQRLFQRLIEEGLDESQPLGVRLMGIYRVVEGTYRQVVREEKRFFQGLFSMQAFTAEKYAVPEDLQAEWEVLRKICRQAARSLEFSVKDVTYWSIVREAAACIHYFSEVDIPEELEQASLLSEDLPLSQPRTYYQQIPALRISLAEVGERIQDAKGNHFCTLKGRSDDPDIGKVEIRLWDIPSKTRKGEDRTIYYSEMGTWLWKYATIQLFDLELIDRDQAIYSTTRNTQVVLEPDFLIDATEVAECFQSDRLHGRYANHRLALLRRMTPFTSSAPAFRGTIVNEMLDALIQDPRVSTGEIYKQTLRRQILTSVALGGDALLDIRTEIDQFHVRNLQWVLDNFEEKETRIEPTFYSAEYGLQGRLDALVESEVETDAGKHLHREIFELKAGSVPYRETWPSHQMQLVAYHLLLRSVYGKKGIGTASIFYSKAEQEPLRNAIATRRDVQQFLVVRNQIVRDLYELAANDDRALKDIHPDRFGPVPAYSGDSVRHFGFGYDAAIPPVKAYLQQFLGFILRELQAAKVGEPSEFDQRRAGFSALWKQGRIEKDRSYQVIRRLRFELEHPESKTLRFHFDSNTATYSLRAGDIVLLYPEDREGLFPLKYEILKAVIQEMGADYLVLSLRNPLVDHGFLKASNYWVVEQDFMDNTFRDLMKATQELMLAPEAKQRMFLGMDRPRLIDPPSELASAPLPFSPLDSQRAVIMQALRARDFCLIQGPPGTGKTSTVLAGMVDHLHRTSSETVVVLAFTNRAVSEIAQKLASRHLSFLQIGGHDSPYGIDRQTAGKNYRDCESLVKGTRIYLSTIASFLSRKHTLIRPEIRLGTLIVDEASQLLDPHLAGIWREFERVILIGDQNQLPSVTLQGSVTSKTDAPELNELGFGDMRVSLFQRLWDRCKSQGWDHATTMLTEHFRMHDQIAQLVNRYYGDALKSKLNSQCAPKLAAMGSVSSDLGEKLLTERVVFIPSPHDPMDKCHELEAIRVAALLKAVRERYGHRFDPLKTVGVITPWRAQINTIKSLIHDEQLLQVQIDTVERFQGAEREVVILSLAVNSPLQMGMLSSLTTYEGAEVDRKLNVALSRAKEQVIILGDPSALAGSPHYQAVIDATRRPDHAWANADIEAWFEPYLAEIQSDKLKDLI
- a CDS encoding OmpA family protein, producing MIRQVLLFLLVGILQSNALFGQFRYRQYFKEKKYYEIFMLVGDEYSRNPASVLANYDLSVMLEAAPPPYKDLDSAYFHCRKAIFYYRKASAENKRKYKEFHLTASSLKKRRAYITLAALQQAKDTHTVVAYDHFLEVYKAEEHLLDSARAGKALIRWEEMLPEPSMDSVNAFINFAVGYPVQLTAIQYRDSMRYEQVRNSESIAQLARFARTNPAGRYAAEAKEQIAYLTSRTLLESRHLPDYYRYIQTHPGSDLIPVIVDSILAQKPDQIPLEVLAEVMKARGGTADVAGYWTSFYEKYTRDGSIKTLRTFETTFGEHFPDNERLQADKKWARMGRDLLKEEPLTIQSRNLYLFLTESPGTDLAFLVVDKLIQSELASQNWELAAAKIDSLPEAVRTQNPLVMARYHNLTHAQSSIKKVNLGNPVNTPNGSEYLPVISADNKYLYFCATDRDDSHAQEDIFVSRKRNGVWGQPKLLEGINRESDEAPLGISSDGTQLIAFMTGKLYLGTYGSNGWTDFNPFPAVINASTWQADGIFTPDNRALLFVKEVEGRGDLDIFISFKEDSTWSAPMNLGPGINTLADERTPFIHSDMKTLFFSSGGWGGYGDLDVFMAKRQDHHAWTDWSSPLNLGKEINTPEKDWGYKISTDGELAYFANMDGEAQDIFSVTLPEFARPEAVATISGAFLDDYERPIGTTIYVENLDNGEQLGSYTSNPKDGSYFIVVPLGARIGLYTKDTMLVPISKNYDFLQSSGFEHIEEDIEIMTMEEAIRTQAEIRFNNLFFESNSAEILPSSKPELKRIAELLLARNRTVEIGGHSDNKGDPEQNQQLSALRAEAVKAYLVSMGIPESSMETVGYGSAKPIDSNETDAGRRRNRRVEIIFTGDVR
- a CDS encoding energy transducer TonB, encoding MIRFSLLLLMTSFAFSTFAQNKDEGDKSSPVSSLESLSEESQIYEIVEEPAEFPGGMSAMIGFIQENLQYPPDARRMGIEGKVYLSFIVEKDGSLSDVKVLRSVCESIDTESIRLVKSMPRWKPGTQRGKRVRVKFVLPLGFKLS
- a CDS encoding DUF3137 domain-containing protein, which encodes MHRKDSNNHHITPSFGIQDFTDIAIQTNISMQPSIDLTEFQQKLDEFEQWRKRKYRSLRIYDFLHKPVKPLLAIAVICTIASGLLPFLLPFFLPVIIGGGVLFVVDLLLYRFVFKTPDVKIEERYKSEIMPEMIRLVDPNWKYQFKKEDKTLKQIQASKLFKSSIENSRLEDHISGVLGEGKINLFDCHLQTTKFSLKKWAGEFVLDLAFSGDSSFGGDDGGLGGGESYVTMMRGLFVHVVLPEIRQADGHTVIFPKDKSIFHISEPIYKRVGEAQSLGTPEFRSHFQMTSSGDPRLPEAFYEGLTAFYLRAGYPLVISRFRHHLFMAVHYGHDLFECDLKEGVPNIEEVEKVIEDIRSIKQLGEILVHANRPMEQDA
- a CDS encoding CocE/NonD family hydrolase is translated as MRLLFCLMASWAICLSGFAQDWDYPKTHYDKFEHRIPMRDGVELYTAVYIPKDTTRDYPMLMMRTPYSCYPYGPDKYPEQLSYNKYLMQDGYIFVYQDVRGRWMSEGEYDNMRPHVPNKTSNQDIDESSDTYDAVDWLVKNIPHNNGRVGVYGISYPGFYATTSAIEAHPAVKAISPQACIGDFYFDDFHHQGAYLLSYWRVTPLFGIQHDGPTTKSWYEFPDLGTEDQYQFFLDAGPLKNLDQYYGEDNFFWKQLKEHPDYDEFWQKRGIIQHLNDIKPAMMIVGGWFDAEDLYGPLNTYQTIERNNPETYNTIVMGPWSHGDWARAKGRQAVGNVYFGEGISEFYQYQIERRFFNKFLKDEEADLPEAYMYNSGSLAWSTFDQWPPQNVQPTTWYLHGGQILSDAAPTKDEPEQTQFISDPHKPVPYSEDIKLVFTPRKFMTDDQRFAARRPDVLVFETEVLEEDLTLAGPILAQLQVETTGTDADWVVKVIDVFPADAEDPDEMQDHLKMSNYHMLVRSEVLRGRYREDFATPKAFKPNKVTPVDVQLQDVFHTFKKGHKVQIQVQSSWFPYIDRNPQTFVPNIFEADEEDFQAQTHTIHHSAKYPSSIQVTILQEDQNPR